The Polaribacter sp. Q13 sequence GAAATTGAAGTCTTAAATACTTTAAAAGTTGATCCAGAATCTTATTGGTCAGAAAGGAAACAACTGACATGGAATTAACCAAAATTGCTTTTGGTGGTTGTTGTCATTGGTGTACAGAAGCCGTTTTTCAAACCTTAGTTGGCGTAAATAAAGTGGAACAAGGTTGGATTGCATCCACAGAAAAAAATAACACGTTTTCTGAAGCCGTTATTGTGTCTTTTAATACTGATAAAATCAATTTAAAAACATTGATAGAAATTCATTTATTCACACATAAAAGTACGAGTAATCATTCTATGAGAACAAAATACCGTTCTGCTATTTATTATTTCACACATCAACAAAAAGAAGATTGTTTAAAAATAATTAAAGAATTACAAGTCAGTTTTAAAGATAAAATAATTACAAAAGTATTAACCTTTAAAGAGTTTAAACCGAATACAGAAGAATTTCAGAATTATTACCAATCAAATCCTGATAAACCTTTTTGTCAGAATTACATCAACCCTAAGTTGACATTTTTATTACAGCAATTTTCACAAAACATAGACAAACGTAAAGTTAGTCACCTTATTCCGACTACCTAAAAAACAGAAGCATGAACACTATTAGATTAGAAATTGAAAATAAAAAAGGCTTAAAATTACAAGCGTATTTAGAATTACCTGCAAATGAAAAACCGAATCAATTTGCCATTTTTGCACATTGTTTTTCTTGCAATAGTAATTTTAATGCCGTAAAAAATATCAGTCGTTCTTTGTCTAATCATGGTTTTGGCGTTTTACGTTTCGATTTTACAGGACTAGGAAGAAGTGAAGGCGAATTTGCTGAAAGTCACTTTTCTGCCAATGTAGAAGACTTATTAGCGGTGAATGATTTTTTAGAAAAAAACTATAAAGCACCTTCTTTATTAGTCGGTCATTCTTTGGGTGGAGCAGCTGTTATTGTAGCAGCTTCAAAATTAGCAAACATAAAAGCGGTTGCCACTGTTGGCGCACCTGCAACTGTTGGGCATGTAACCCATTTATTTTCACATGGAACAGAAGAAATTCCAGAAAAAGGAGATGTTGAAGTAAAAATTGGAGGTCGTCCTTTTAAAATAAATCAAGATTTTGTAAACGATTTTGGCAAAACCGATTTACCAAAAATCATAAAAGACTTACGCAAGCCAATTTTGGTAATGCACGCTCCTTTCGATAAAGTAGTCGGAATAGAAAATGCGCATGAAATTTACCATAATGCCATGCATCCAAAGAGTTTTATAAGTTTAGACGATGCAGATCATTTATTGTCAAAACCTTCAGATAGCATTTATGTGGGTAATATGATTGGTACTTGGGTGGAGCGTTATTTTGAACCTGAAGAAAATAACATGATTTCTACGGAGGGTGAGCAATTAGTTGGTCATTTAAACTTGTTAGAAGACAATTTTACCACTTCTATTCAGACTAAAAAACACTCGTTTATTGCTGATGAACCTGCAAGTGTTGGTGGTGATGATTTTGGTCCTTCTCCGTATGACTTTTTAAGTGCAGGTTTGGCTGCTTGTACAGTAATGACCTTAAAAATGTATGCCGAACGTAAAAAATGGGATTTACAAGAGGTTTTTGTTTATATCACCTATTCTAAAAAACATAGTGACGATTTAAATATTGATGTAGAAAAACCAACTCATTTTGATCATTTAAAGAAGAAATTAAAGTTTGTTGGCAATCTAGATGATAAACAAAAGCAACGTTTAAAAGAGATTGCTGCTAAATGCCCTGTTCATAAAACCTTGTTAAGTGATATTATTATAGAAACAGAAATCGTATAACCAAAAACCACAATTTATGAGCATTCTAACAAATATTAAAAATTACTTTAACGATAAAGCGGAAGGAAATACTGCAAAAAAAGCACCTGTTGGTCTTTGCCCAAATTGTTGGGGAAAACAAGAATGGGAAGGAGAATTCTACAAGCAAAATAAAGGAAACAAATTACTAGGAGATGATCAAACCTATAATAATTTTATCAATAAAATTGTAGAAAATAATATTAGTGGCATTATTATAAATAAAGACACGTATCAGTGTGAAACTTGTAAAATTGGCTATAAATAGCAGGTTAAAATATATTACCACCGTTTTAAAAGACCTATAATCGTTAAATTTTAGCAAAAGAGTTAAAAGTTTATGATATAAGGATAATTTGAATAGAAATAGCAAGTTACATTTGCTCAACTAAAATTGTATGTAACAGTGTCTAAAAAAATAAAGAATAAAAAATATCGCTTTTTAAGAAGATTCTTGCGAGTCCTTTCAGGCTTTTTTATTTTTATTACGCTATTGATTCTAATGATTAGAAGTCCGTGGGGACAAAATATTATTGTTGATAAAGCGGTAAACTATGTTACGGGTAAAACAAACACTAAAATTACTGTAGACAAACTATTTTTAACTTTTAAAGGTGGTTTGCAATTAGATGGTTTGTATTTAGAAGACACCAAAGGAGATACGTTGGTGTATTCTAAATCTTTAGAAGCAAACCTACCTCTTTGGGGAATGATTAAAGGAGGTGCCGTTGGTGTAGATAACTTAAAATGGAATGGTTTACGTGCCAATATTATAAGAAAAGACAGTCTTTCTGGATATAACTTTCAGTTTTTAATAGATGCATTTGCATCAGAAGAACCAACTCTTGTTGTTGAAGAAACAACCTCGGAGCCTATAGATATTGTTCTTGGAAATATTGATTTATCAAATATTAATGTTGTTTTTAAAGATGATGTTCTTGGAATTGACAGTCATTTTAAAATTGGAAATCTAACTGCCAATATGGATAAAGTTGATTTGCAAAAAATGATTTTTAATGCTGATGAAATTTCACTTTCTAACACAAATATTAGACTTATTCAAAAGCCTGTAATTTCAAATACGCCAACTACAGAATCTGATTTACCAACTTTATCTGTAAACAAATTTACTTTAAACAAGGTTGAAGCTTATTTTGAAAACCCGCAAGATCAATTAATAGCAGATGTAAAGATTGCTGAGTTTTATACAGAAATCCCTGAAATTAATTTATCAAAAAACATAATTAACCTTACCACTCTTCAGCTTAAAAATTCTGATATTCTCTTAAAAACAACTTCAACGAATTCAGCTGTTACAGAAACAACAAATGTCAACAATGATTTTGTTTGGCCAGATTTTGAGGTTCAAATAGACGATATTAATATAGAAAACAACAAGATTCAGTATTTTGTAAATAATGAAAAGGTTGTTAAAAACACTTTTAATCCGAATGCGATTGTTTTAGAAAACTTGACACTAAAAGTTGCTGATATTTTCTTAAAAGACAAAAAAGCAGGTTTACAATTAAATGCATTTAATTTTGAAGAAAAATCTGGATTCAATTTAAAAGAATTCGCATTAAACACAAAACTTAGTGACAACGAATTTGAAGTTTCAGATATAAATATTCAGATTGATAAAAATAAAATCTCTGGTTTTGCAAAAGCAAATTACAAATCAATTTCGCAATTAATTTCATCACCAGAAAAAACAAATATTCAATTAAAAATACCATCGTTTAGTCTTTGGTTAGAAACTCTTTTTAAGTTTCAACCAACATTAAAAGAGAACGAATACATTAATAAACTAAGTAAAAGAAGCCTTACCGGAACTGTAAATATTGATGGTTCTTTGGCTGATGTAAACATTTCTAACACCAATATTAATTGGGGAAATTCCACAAAAATTTCTTTAGACGGAAACTTTAAAAACGTTACCGATACAGATAAATTACAACTGAACATTTCTAACTTTAAAGCAAAGACAAAACGAAATGATCTTTTACAAATTGTAGATGAAAAAGCATTAGGTATTCATTTACCGGAAGACATTTTAATAACGAGCAACATCAATGGTACTTTAAGTAATATTAGTACTAATACACAAATAAAGACATCGCAAGGTATTGCTACAATTAAAGGAATCTTTAAAAACGGAACTAAAATCAACTATACTACCGATATCCAAATTGAAAATTACAATGTTGGTACTCTTTTAATGAACCCTAAGTTTGGTGAATTAAGCATTACCCTAAACTCTAAAGGAAGTGGTAAGAATATTCAGGATTTGGACGCCACTTTAAAAACGACTATTTCTAAGTTTCAATTAGAAAACTATCCCCTTAAAGACCTAAATATAGAAGGCGAATTAAAAAACGGTAAAGGAACATTTTCTTCCAACTATAAAGATGATAATTTAAACTTAGACCTAAATGCGAATGTAAATTTAGATTCTATAAACACCAAAGCAACTGTAAATCTAAATCTAATTGGTGCAGATTTAGAGGCGCTTGGTATCATGCAGCGTAAGGTAAAGACCGGATTAAAACTTTCTTTAGATTTTAAAGGAAACGCCGAAAGTTACACGCTAAAAAGCAATATAAAAAATGGTGTGGCCGTCTATAATAATAGCACCTTTTTGGTAGGAGACTTCACTGCAAATGCCTTTGTAGACAAAGACACAACAGCTGTTTCTATCAAAAATAAGATGATTGATTTAAATTTAGAATCAAACACAGACCCACAAACTTTTAGCACCGCTTTACAACGTCATGTTGCTAGTTATTTTTATAGAAATGTTACTGTTTCTGACACTATTAAAAGCCCTGTAAATTTAAAATTAAAAGCAAAAATTTCTCAAACGCCACTTTTAAGAGATGTCTTCTTGGTTAATTTAAAAGATTTAGACACCATAAATATTGATGTGGATTTTAAAGAGAAAGAAAGAAAACTGATTGCTAATATTACGGCTCCTCACATTAATTTTAGCGATAATGAACTAGACAGTTTGGCTTTTTCTATGCATACAGATAAAGAGGATTTCAACTTTAATTTAGGATTTAAGGAAATTACCGCAGGCCCTTTAAATGTGCCAAAAACTATAATTACCGGAACCCAAAAAGACAACGAATTATCTCTTAATTTTTTAGGTTTTTATAAGGGAGAAAAATTGATGAATGTAAACACGTCCATCACTGGAAATAGCGATAAATTAAAGTTTACCATAGACAAAGACAGTTTATTATTGAATAGCAATAATTGGAAAATCCCTAAAACCAATGCCATTATTTTTGAGAATGATAAACTAACATTTTACGATTTTAAAATAAATCTTGGAAATCAATCTATAGAAATTACAGATAAAATTCCGCGTATTGCTAATGATCATATTGCCATCAATTATAAAAACTTTGAGATCAATGAAGTTTTCAATTATTTAAGTCCCGAAAAAGAAATTACAACCGGAGTTTTAAATGGCGATTTTATTTTAGAACAACCTTTTGGTGATACTGGTATTATTGCCAATCTAAGCATTAGTAAACTACAAGTTTTAAAAACAGACTTTGGTAAATTAAGTGTAGATGCAAAGTCTTTAGAAAACGGAAAATATGATTTTAACGCATCCTTAAAAGAAGGAACAGTAGATTTAGATTTAAAAGGTGACTATTTGGTAGAAAATAATGATGCTAGTTTAAATTTAGATTTACTAATTAACGATTTTAAAATGAAAGCTTTAAACACATTTTCATTAGGCGAAATTAAAGAAACTTCTGGCAGTTTTTCTGGAGATTTTAAAGTAACCGGAAAAACATCCGACCCAAAATATAAAGGAAGTTTACATTTTACAAATGCAGCTTTTAAAGTTGCCAAATTAAATGCAAAATTCAATTTAAAGGATGAAACTTTACAGGTAGATAACAGTGGTTTTAACATGTCTAATTTTACCATATTAGATGCAGAAAAAAACGCACTCGTAGTTTCTGGAGACATTAAAACCAAGAGTTTTATAAACCCTACATTTAATTTAGAGATTAAAGCAAATAAATTTAGAGTGCTAAATGCTACAAAAGAAGACAACGAATCTCTTTACGGAAAAGTATCTTTTAATGTGGATGCAAAACTAACTGGAAATTTGCAAGTCCCTAAATTAAATGCAAAATTAGTAGTTGGTTCAGATACAGATGTTACCTATGTGTTGCCATCTAGCTATACAAATATAGAAGAAAGAGATGGTGTTGTTGCTTTTGTAAATAGAGAGAATCCTGATGCCATTTTAACACAAAAAGAAGAACAAACTGCAACCATTACTGGTTTTGATGTAAAAGCATTCCTGAAAATTGATAAAAAAGCAGCCGTTAAAGTTATCATTGATAAAAATACTGGCGACAACTTTAAGGTTTCTGGTGATGGTGATTTCATCTTTCAAATGACGCCAAATGGGCGTTTGTCTTTAACAGGTGCTTATGAAGTTGCAAGCGGACACTATGAACTTAACTTATACAATGTTGTTGATAGAAAATTTGTTTTAGTTCCTGGAAGTAGAATTTCTTGGTCCGGAGATCCTTTTGATGCCAAGTTAGATATTCGTACAACGTATACTTTAAAAACCTCAGCGTCTGATTTAATGGCCTCACAAATTTCAGGGGAAGATTCATCAACAAAAAATAAGTACAAACAAGTATTGCCTTTTAATGTGTATTTAAATATTGGTGGCGAATTGTTACAACCAAAAATATCTTTTAATTTAGACATGCCAGAAGAGCAGCAGGGTGCCATTGGCGGTCAGGTTTACGAACGTGTGCAACAAGTTAATCAACAAGAAGACGAGTTAAATAAGCAAGTTTTTTCTTTACTAGTTTTAAGTAGGTTTTACCCAGATACGAGTAGTGATGGTAGTTCGGGTGGTTTTGCTACGATTGCTAGAAACAATTTAAATGATGCTGTTTCGGGGCAATTAAATGCTTTTTCTGATAAAATTCTCGGAGGTTCTGGTATCGAATTAGATTTTGGATTAAATAGTTTTACAGATTACCAAGGGGACGCGCCAACAGATAGAACGCAATTAGATGTTGCTGCTCAGAAAAAATTATTTAATGATCGTTTAACCGTAAGAGTTGGTAGCGAAGTAGACATACAAGGAAGTAGTTCTACGGAAGAGAAATCTCCATTAATTGGTAACGTGAGTTTAGAGTACAAAATTACTGAAGACGGAAGATATAGACTTAAAGGTTTTAGAAAAAGTGAATTTGAAAATGTAATAGACGGACAAATAATTGTAAACGGAATTGCCTTAATTTTCACCAAAGAATTTAATGAATTTCAACAACTTTGGAATTCTATTTTACGTTCGAAAAAGGAAAAAGAGAACACAAATAAAAAGGAAAACAAAACAGCGCCAAAAAACGAGTAACGTTGATAATTTAGAAAATAAAAAGTAACTAAATTTTGAAAGCATCCTATAAAAAATATAGCATTTTATTAGTACTATTCGTGTTTATTTACGGTTGTGGTATTAAAAATTACATACCAGAAAATAAACGTTTATACACGGGTGCTTCTATAGAAATTAAAGCAGATTCTACGGTACAGAAAATATCTGAATTACAACAAGATTTATCTTCTGTATTAAGTCAGCAACCGAATACAAAATTCCTTGGCATGCACCTGGGGTTGTATTATTTCTATAAAAATCAGCAAGAAAAAACCAACTTTCTAAATAGATGGTTGTTTAAAAAATTCGGACAAAACCCGGTCTATCAATCGGATATAAATCAGTTAGAGAATAAAGACATTTTAAGAAATAAATTAGAAAATTATGGCTTTTTCTACAGTACTATTAATTCTACATTTAAGGAAAAGGAAAAAGAAGCATCTATAATATATCGTTTAAAAATACCGAAACCTTATAAAATGGCTACTTACAAAATAGACAGTATGGTTTCGCCAATTTATGAAGAGGTAAAAAATTTAACGACCTCCTCTCCTATCAAAAACGATTCGCGCTTCGATTTGGGAAGTTTAAAATTAGAACGACAACGATTAGATACCGAATTAAAAAACAAAGGATACTATAATTTTAATTCGGAATTTCTACTTTTTGAAGCTGATACGAATAGATATAAAAGTAAAAAATTCGATTTATTTTTAAAATTAAAAGCCAACGTTCCTAAAAAAGCTACCATTCCTTATCAAATTAAAAGCATCAATGTTTATCCGAATTATAATTTAAATGATTCTACAGATGTAAAAAACAATCGTTTTCAAGAAAAAACATATCATCAGGATACAGTGTTTTTTGAACCAAAATATTTAGATGAATTTATCACTTTAAAAGAAGGTGATTTATTTAATCCATTAACTTCTAAAAATACTGCTAGAAAACTCTCTTCCATTGGTGTATATAAATTTGTAAACATACAATACAAAGAAATAACAGACTCCCTAACAAACCTAGGTAGTTTAGAAGCTAATATATTTTTATCTCCATTAACAAAACGCGCCATACGTGCAGAACTACAAGCGGTTTCTAAATCTAACAATTTTGCTGGCCCAGAGTTATCCCTTACCTATAGTAATAGAAATTTATTTAAAGGCGGTGAAACTTTAAACATTAGCACAAATATTGGTTATGAAACGCAAATATTTAGCAGTAGTTCTGGATTAACTAGTTTAGAATTGGGACTAAAAGGTGAACTCATTTTCCCTAGAGTGATCGCTCCTTTTTCTATAAATAAAGATTATTTTGATTATTCTATTCCGAAAACTAAAATGAGTTTAAGTGCCACGTATTTAAACAGAAGCGATTTGTATACACTGTTATCTGGTACAGGTCTTTTTGGGTATACTTGGAATGCAAATAAATACATCACCTACGAGTTTAATCCTATTTCGGTAAGTTATACTCGTTTATCAAATACTACCGATGCATTTCAAGAAATCTTAGACAACAACTCGTATTTAGAAAGCAGTTTTGAACAGCAATTTATAAGCGGACTTACCTTTTCTTTTACCTATAATGAAATGCTGAGTGCGGCAAAAGAGCATCAATTTTATTTACAAACTACATTAGATGTTGCTGGTAATTCTATTAGTTTGTTTGATAAAAAAACAGCTGAAACGAATACATTTTTGGGTTTAGAATATGCACAATATGCAAAAGCAGATCTAGATGTAAGGTATCATTATAATTTTGGTTCTAAAAAAGAACAAACCATTGCTTCCAGATTCTTTGCTGGCTATGGGTATGCTTACGGCAATTCTGATGTTATTCCGTTTGTAAAACAATATTATTCTGGCGGACCTTATAGTGTAAGAGCCTTTAGTACTAGGTCTCTAGGCCCTGGGACTTATGACGGTAATAATACAGATGATGATAGTTCTTTTTTTGATAAAACAGGTAATGTCCGATTAGAAGCAAATTTAGAATATCGTTTTCCCATATATTCTATTCTAAAAGGTGCTGTTTTTGCAGATGCAGGAAATGTTTGGAATACTGTTTCAAATGCCGATTTTAATGATGATGATGGTAATATTACAGATAAATTTACGTCGAACTTTATAAATGAATTAGGTATGGGTGCAGGTTTTGGTTTGCGGGTAGATGTGCAAGGTTTTGTTATCCGTTTCGATTTAGCGGCTCCTTTTCATGATCCTTCTTTAGAAGAAGGAAAACGTTGGGATTTTAGAGCAGACGAACCCGTTTTAAACTTTGCCATTGGGTATTCTTTTTAGAATCACCAAAAATAGGTTGGTTAAAAGTTTTATATTTAAATTTCCAAATTAGTTTTTATCAATGAATCACGAACTCAAAGAAATCATCAATCAAGCAGCCATCAATCAGCAAAAGGGGTTGAAAAATGTTTTGGCTACTGTAGTACATTTAAAAGGATCTTCTTACAGAAAACCAGGTGTTAGAATGTTAATTTCTGAAGATTTAAATTCTGTTGGTGCCGTAAGTGGTGGTTGTGTAGAAAAAGAAATTATACACAGAGCAAAAAGTGTTTTTGCTGATAACAAACCAAAAATGATTACCTACGATGGTAGATACAAATTAGGCTGCGAAGGCATTTTATATGTTTTAATTGAACCCTTTTTAGTTTCTGATGCGTTTCTAAATCACTTTTCTAAAGTAAATGATAACAGAGAAACTATAAAAATAGAAAGTTATTTTACAGCCGAAAATGAAGCTTTTGGTAATTTTGGTTCTGTAATAACTTTTGAGAACAAAGAACAATTTATATTTTCAGACTTCTTCAATTATCAGCAGAAAAATGAGGTTGCCATTTTTTCTCAAATAATACAACCTAGTTTTAGGTTGATTATAATTGGAGGCGAACATGATGCTGTTAAACTCTGTAAAGTAGCCGCTACCTTAGGTTGGGAAATTGATGTGATTACTTGCGTAAAAGATAGTAAACAAATAAAAGATTTTCCGGGAGCAAATTCGGTAAATGGTGATTCTCCAGAATCCATTCAGTTTAAAAATATTGAAGAAAACACGGCTATTGTAATTATGAATCATAGTTACGTGCAAGATTTAAAATATGTTATAAAATTATCTGAATACAGACCTAAATATATTGGTATTCTAGGCGCACCAAACAGAAGAGAGCGTTTGTTTAATGAGCTTTTTGAGTTTGTCCCAGATCTTTCCGACGAATTTTTAGACAACATTTACACGCCAGCAGGTTTGCATATTGGTGCACAAACTCCAGAAGAAATTGCGGTTTCTATTGTTGCCGAAATTCTATCTGTTATCAGAAAAAAAGAACCCTTTTCTTTGAGAAACCTTACAGGAAAAATCAATAATTAAGTTGATGAGAAATATTGCATTTTTAGTTTTAGCTGCTGGAAAATCATCGAGAATGAATGGTATAAAACAGCTAGAAAAAATCAATAATAAAACACTTTTAGAGCTTACTTTAGAGAAAGTACAAA is a genomic window containing:
- a CDS encoding BamA/TamA family outer membrane protein → MKASYKKYSILLVLFVFIYGCGIKNYIPENKRLYTGASIEIKADSTVQKISELQQDLSSVLSQQPNTKFLGMHLGLYYFYKNQQEKTNFLNRWLFKKFGQNPVYQSDINQLENKDILRNKLENYGFFYSTINSTFKEKEKEASIIYRLKIPKPYKMATYKIDSMVSPIYEEVKNLTTSSPIKNDSRFDLGSLKLERQRLDTELKNKGYYNFNSEFLLFEADTNRYKSKKFDLFLKLKANVPKKATIPYQIKSINVYPNYNLNDSTDVKNNRFQEKTYHQDTVFFEPKYLDEFITLKEGDLFNPLTSKNTARKLSSIGVYKFVNIQYKEITDSLTNLGSLEANIFLSPLTKRAIRAELQAVSKSNNFAGPELSLTYSNRNLFKGGETLNISTNIGYETQIFSSSSGLTSLELGLKGELIFPRVIAPFSINKDYFDYSIPKTKMSLSATYLNRSDLYTLLSGTGLFGYTWNANKYITYEFNPISVSYTRLSNTTDAFQEILDNNSYLESSFEQQFISGLTFSFTYNEMLSAAKEHQFYLQTTLDVAGNSISLFDKKTAETNTFLGLEYAQYAKADLDVRYHYNFGSKKEQTIASRFFAGYGYAYGNSDVIPFVKQYYSGGPYSVRAFSTRSLGPGTYDGNNTDDDSSFFDKTGNVRLEANLEYRFPIYSILKGAVFADAGNVWNTVSNADFNDDDGNITDKFTSNFINELGMGAGFGLRVDVQGFVIRFDLAAPFHDPSLEEGKRWDFRADEPVLNFAIGYSF
- a CDS encoding peptide-methionine (S)-S-oxide reductase, translated to MELTKIAFGGCCHWCTEAVFQTLVGVNKVEQGWIASTEKNNTFSEAVIVSFNTDKINLKTLIEIHLFTHKSTSNHSMRTKYRSAIYYFTHQQKEDCLKIIKELQVSFKDKIITKVLTFKEFKPNTEEFQNYYQSNPDKPFCQNYINPKLTFLLQQFSQNIDKRKVSHLIPTT
- a CDS encoding translocation/assembly module TamB domain-containing protein; this encodes MIRSPWGQNIIVDKAVNYVTGKTNTKITVDKLFLTFKGGLQLDGLYLEDTKGDTLVYSKSLEANLPLWGMIKGGAVGVDNLKWNGLRANIIRKDSLSGYNFQFLIDAFASEEPTLVVEETTSEPIDIVLGNIDLSNINVVFKDDVLGIDSHFKIGNLTANMDKVDLQKMIFNADEISLSNTNIRLIQKPVISNTPTTESDLPTLSVNKFTLNKVEAYFENPQDQLIADVKIAEFYTEIPEINLSKNIINLTTLQLKNSDILLKTTSTNSAVTETTNVNNDFVWPDFEVQIDDINIENNKIQYFVNNEKVVKNTFNPNAIVLENLTLKVADIFLKDKKAGLQLNAFNFEEKSGFNLKEFALNTKLSDNEFEVSDINIQIDKNKISGFAKANYKSISQLISSPEKTNIQLKIPSFSLWLETLFKFQPTLKENEYINKLSKRSLTGTVNIDGSLADVNISNTNINWGNSTKISLDGNFKNVTDTDKLQLNISNFKAKTKRNDLLQIVDEKALGIHLPEDILITSNINGTLSNISTNTQIKTSQGIATIKGIFKNGTKINYTTDIQIENYNVGTLLMNPKFGELSITLNSKGSGKNIQDLDATLKTTISKFQLENYPLKDLNIEGELKNGKGTFSSNYKDDNLNLDLNANVNLDSINTKATVNLNLIGADLEALGIMQRKVKTGLKLSLDFKGNAESYTLKSNIKNGVAVYNNSTFLVGDFTANAFVDKDTTAVSIKNKMIDLNLESNTDPQTFSTALQRHVASYFYRNVTVSDTIKSPVNLKLKAKISQTPLLRDVFLVNLKDLDTINIDVDFKEKERKLIANITAPHINFSDNELDSLAFSMHTDKEDFNFNLGFKEITAGPLNVPKTIITGTQKDNELSLNFLGFYKGEKLMNVNTSITGNSDKLKFTIDKDSLLLNSNNWKIPKTNAIIFENDKLTFYDFKINLGNQSIEITDKIPRIANDHIAINYKNFEINEVFNYLSPEKEITTGVLNGDFILEQPFGDTGIIANLSISKLQVLKTDFGKLSVDAKSLENGKYDFNASLKEGTVDLDLKGDYLVENNDASLNLDLLINDFKMKALNTFSLGEIKETSGSFSGDFKVTGKTSDPKYKGSLHFTNAAFKVAKLNAKFNLKDETLQVDNSGFNMSNFTILDAEKNALVVSGDIKTKSFINPTFNLEIKANKFRVLNATKEDNESLYGKVSFNVDAKLTGNLQVPKLNAKLVVGSDTDVTYVLPSSYTNIEERDGVVAFVNRENPDAILTQKEEQTATITGFDVKAFLKIDKKAAVKVIIDKNTGDNFKVSGDGDFIFQMTPNGRLSLTGAYEVASGHYELNLYNVVDRKFVLVPGSRISWSGDPFDAKLDIRTTYTLKTSASDLMASQISGEDSSTKNKYKQVLPFNVYLNIGGELLQPKISFNLDMPEEQQGAIGGQVYERVQQVNQQEDELNKQVFSLLVLSRFYPDTSSDGSSGGFATIARNNLNDAVSGQLNAFSDKILGGSGIELDFGLNSFTDYQGDAPTDRTQLDVAAQKKLFNDRLTVRVGSEVDIQGSSSTEEKSPLIGNVSLEYKITEDGRYRLKGFRKSEFENVIDGQIIVNGIALIFTKEFNEFQQLWNSILRSKKEKENTNKKENKTAPKNE
- a CDS encoding bifunctional alpha/beta hydrolase/OsmC family protein, translated to MNTIRLEIENKKGLKLQAYLELPANEKPNQFAIFAHCFSCNSNFNAVKNISRSLSNHGFGVLRFDFTGLGRSEGEFAESHFSANVEDLLAVNDFLEKNYKAPSLLVGHSLGGAAVIVAASKLANIKAVATVGAPATVGHVTHLFSHGTEEIPEKGDVEVKIGGRPFKINQDFVNDFGKTDLPKIIKDLRKPILVMHAPFDKVVGIENAHEIYHNAMHPKSFISLDDADHLLSKPSDSIYVGNMIGTWVERYFEPEENNMISTEGEQLVGHLNLLEDNFTTSIQTKKHSFIADEPASVGGDDFGPSPYDFLSAGLAACTVMTLKMYAERKKWDLQEVFVYITYSKKHSDDLNIDVEKPTHFDHLKKKLKFVGNLDDKQKQRLKEIAAKCPVHKTLLSDIIIETEIV
- a CDS encoding XdhC family protein, producing MNHELKEIINQAAINQQKGLKNVLATVVHLKGSSYRKPGVRMLISEDLNSVGAVSGGCVEKEIIHRAKSVFADNKPKMITYDGRYKLGCEGILYVLIEPFLVSDAFLNHFSKVNDNRETIKIESYFTAENEAFGNFGSVITFENKEQFIFSDFFNYQQKNEVAIFSQIIQPSFRLIIIGGEHDAVKLCKVAATLGWEIDVITCVKDSKQIKDFPGANSVNGDSPESIQFKNIEENTAIVIMNHSYVQDLKYVIKLSEYRPKYIGILGAPNRRERLFNELFEFVPDLSDEFLDNIYTPAGLHIGAQTPEEIAVSIVAEILSVIRKKEPFSLRNLTGKINN